DNA from Rhizobacter sp. J219:
TGGCTTGCGCAGACAGTGCGGCGGCGGCCAGGGCGGTGAGAACGAGCAGCTTCTTCATGGATGACTCCTTGTGTCGAGGGGGAAAGGGAAAGTGACGAGCACTCACAGCGTCGGGATCAGCACCTTGCTGATCACGTGGATCACGCCGTTGCTGGCGCGGATGTCGGTGGCCGCGATCGGTGCCGGCGTGGCGGTGGTGTCGACGATGCGCAGCGGGGTGTTCTGGATCGTGATCGACTGGCCCGAGACGGTGGCGACCGGGGTGCCGAACGGGATCTGCGTGGAAAGCACCTGCGAACCCAGCACGTGGTAGGTGAGCACCGTGCTCAGCTGCGTGGGCGTGAGACCGGCGACGGTGGAGGCGATGTCGGCGAAGGCCTGGTTGGTCGGTGCGAAGACGGTGAACGGCCCTGCCCCGCTCAGCGTGGTGGCGAGGTTGGCGTCGACCACCGCGTCCACGAGCGTCGAGAAGTCGGGGTTGGCCTGCGCCATCTGGACCACGTTGAGCACGCCTGGCGGCACGAGCACCTTGTTCACGACGTGCACGATGCCGTTGCTCGCCGCCACGTCGGCGGTGGTGACGGTGGCCTGCGTGAGCACCGCATCGGTCAGCCTCACACCGCCGGTGGTCGACACCGCCAGCGTGGCCGGGCTGCCATCGAAGGTGTAGGCCGTGGCCCGCGTGGCGGCGCCAGTGCTCAGCTGGGCCGCGGTCTGCCGCGTGGGCAGCACGTGGTAGTTGAGGATGTTCGCCAGTGCCGTCGGCGACAGCGCCGTGACCATGGCGGTGGCGTCGGCAAACCCGAGTTGCGTGGCCAGGGTGTTGAAGGCGGCATTCGTCGGTGCGAACACCGTCAGGCTGACGCTGGTGTTGGCGAGCGTGGCCGACAGGCCCGCCTTGTTGGCGGCGGCGAGCAGGGCCGTGAGGTTCTGTTGCTGAGCGAGCGCGGCGATGGTGGGCGCAGGCGGCGGGTCGTCGTCACCACCGCCGCAGGCGGCAAGAAAGCCTGTCATGGCGCAGGCGGCCAACACTGTCTTGAGCCAATGGATCATGTTTCTCTCCTTGATTGAGGACGGGAGGACGAGGAAGCCGGGGTCAAAACCGGAGCACTCTTGACTGCTGAGGCGGCGGAATGTGAACTTCAAAGTTCACGTAGTCAACCGTGTGGTCTTTTTGTGAACTCATCAGTATTTTCTCTGAGGGGGCGGGCTCGGGAAAGTTCCGCCCCTTCGAAAACGGCTCGACCATCAGTTCGCCTTATGGTTGCGGCCGAACATCCGATCCCTCGGACGAACCGCCACGTCCCACAATCGCGCGTCGCTCCGGTTCCCCCGTCACGCATCGCCCCTGCATGAAGCTCAAACACGTCGAGGTCTTCAACGCGATCATGGTCAGCGGCTCGGTGAGCGGCGCGGCCCGCTTGCTGCACGTCACGCAGCCGGCCATCACACAGACGCTGCAGCACGCCGAGCTGCAGCTGGGCTATGCGCTCTTCACGCGGCAGCGCAACCGGTTGACGCCCACCGCCGAAGCGCAGGCGCTCTACCCCGAGGTGCTCAAGCTCGTGACGCAGCTCGAATCGGTGCGCCGGCTCGCCAAGGCGCTGCATGCCGGCGTGAAGGCCGAGCTTCGCCTGCTGGTCGTGCCGTCGCTGGCGGTGCGTGCCCTGCCCGACGCGCTCAAGCGTTTCCGTCTGCTGTACCCGAGCCTTCCGGTATCGATCAGGACCCTGCACTCGCACGACATCACCGAGGCCATCGCGCTGCGAGAGGGCGACGTCGGCATCGTCTACGGCACCACGCAGCACCCGTCGGTGCAGACGGTGCCCATCGCGACGGGAAGGCTGGTGTGCGTGTCGGAAGCGCCCGAGACGAACGCGCGCCAGCGCGTGGCGGCGCGCCGCAGCACGGTCGACCTGGCTGAGGTGATGCGCGCGGGCTGCATCCGCATCAACGAGCACGACCCAATCGGCGCGATGCTGGCCGAGCTTTGCGCCCGCCAGGACATCGCCACCGGCGACGGCATCACGGTGCAGACGCACCACATCGCCATGGTGCTCGCGGAACAGGGCTTCGGCCCGGCCATCATCGACTCGTTCACCGCGGCCGCGACGACCAGCGACACCCTGGAGGTGCGCACCGTGCTGCCCGAGGTGCCGGTCAGCATCCAGGCGCTGATTCCTCAGGGTGGCCAATCCTCCAAGCCGGCGACCGATTTCATCGAGTCTTTCAAGGGCATCGTGGCAGCGGGCTAGCGGCCCGGGGCATACGGCGCCGGGTCGATGCGGCTCGGTTCGCCCGACATCGCCTCCTGGAGCAGCAATGCGCTGCCGGCCGCCAGCGTGAGACCGAGCCCGCCATGGCCTGTGTTGAGCCACAGGTTCGACCAGGCCGTGGCGCCGATCAGTGGCCGGCCCCCGGGGGTCGCGGGCCGCAGGCCGGCCCAGCCCCGCGGTTCGGACACCTCGCACGCGCCGGGGAAGGACGTGGCCGCGGCATGGCACAGCGCTGCGATGCGCGCGTCGTCCAACCGCGTCTGCGCGCCAGCGAGCTCGGCGTAGCCTGCGACGCGCAGCTCGTTTCCGAGCCTGGCATAGACGATCTTGCGGCCGTGGTCGGTGACGCTCGCCCTCGGCGCAGCCGCCGATTGAACGATCGGCAGCGTGACGCTGTAGCCTTTGATCGGCTCGATCGGCAGGCAAAGGCCCAGCGGGCGCAACAGCGCGACGCTGCCGGCCCCCGCCGCGACGACGAACGCATCGGCCTCGATGTTGCCGTTGTCCGTGAGCAGCGCCTCGATGAGGTCGCCTCGGCTTTGGACACCCTGCACGCGAGTGCAGAGCCGCAGCGTGGCGCCGCTCGCATGCGCCAGCCCGCGCGCGAGCGCCGCCGCGTCGATCACCTCTTCGCTGGGCGTCCAGACGCCGAAGGCGAGCTGTTGCGCCAAGGCCCGCTCGATCGCAGGCTCAAGGTCGACGCACTCGCGGGGGCCCACGATCTGCTGCTCGCAGCCGGCTCCTCGCTGCGACCGGAGCTGCCGCTCGACGGCCGGCCGTGCCGCGGCGTGCCGGTAGACCACCAGCTTGCCCGGCACGGCATGCCGCGCCGCAGCCGCGAGGCGAGGCAACTCGCCCAGCCACTGGTGCAGGGTGTCGCGGCTCAGGAACGACAGCGCGAGCAGGGCCTGCGTCGTGCGCTGGACCTCGGCGCCCCGGCAGGCGAGCATGAAGGCGGCGAGCCACCGCCAATGGGCCCACTCCAGCCGTGGGTGCCAGCGCACCGGGCCGTCGCGGCGTGCGAGCCAGCCGGGCAAGGCGCGCAACGCGGCCGGCGTGGCGAGCGGCTCCACATAGCAGTAGCTGAGTTGTGCCCCGTTGGCAAAGCTGGCACCGGCGCCGCAATCGGGCTGTGCGTCCACCAGCGTGACCCGCCAGCCGCGGCGGGCCAGCGCATAGGCGCTCGCGCAACCCACGACACCGGCCCCGATCACGCAGACGTGTCGCTGCGGCTTCGCCGAGGCGCTGGTCATCGGCGCGCCTTCACGAATTGCGATCGCGGCGCTGTGCCAGCGACCAAGCCACCGCCCGGCGCGCCAGCACTGCGGTCGCATCGATCAGGGGCACCGGCGCGTCGGCCGAGCGCAGCACCACCGGGATCTCGGTGCAGCCGAGCACGATCGAGCCGGCGCCTCGACGGGCCAGCGCGGCAGCCGCCTTCGACAACAGCGCCTCGCCGTCCTGAAGCTGGCCGGCCTTGACCGCCGCCACGCCGGGCATCACGAGGTCGAGCATTTCGCCCGCCGTCGGCAACAGCCAGCGCACCGTGCCGTGCAAGGGCGCACGGTTCACATACAACCCTGAGGCGAGCGTCGCGTCGGTCGCCAGCAGGCCGATGCGACCCGACGCCCCACCCGCGTCGACCGCGGCTTCGATGGCCGCGTCGACGATGTGCAGCATCGGCAGGCCCACCGCGTCGTGGATCTCGTCGAACCACAGGTGGGCGGTGTTGCACGGCACCACCAGCAGGCCCGCGCCTGCGGCCACCAGCCGCCGTGCGCTCGCGACCATCGCCGCCAGCGGCGATTCACCTTCGCCGCGAAACGCGAGGGTGCGGTCGGGCACCTGCGGGATCGAAGCTTCACGAGCACCGGCACGTGGTCCTGGTCGGCGCTGGCCGGCGTGGCCTCGATCATCTTGCGCATGAAGTCGATGGTCGCCAGCGGGCCCATGCCTCCGAGCACCCCCACGATGCCCGGCACCGCCGGGCCGTCACCCACCATGCGGCCGGCCTGGGCCGGCGCGCGGACCGCCACACATGGCACGTTGGTCACGTTGCCGGCTTGTCGGACAGCGCCTTGAGGTTGTCCCGCAACTCCTGGCTCATCGGCGCATTGAGGTTGATGCCCTTGGGCGGGATGGGCGACTGGAACCACTTCTTGTAGAGCGCTTCGAACTCGCCGCTCTGCATCAGCGCGGCCAGCGTGTCGTCGACCAGCTTCTTGAAGGCCGGGTCGTCCTTGCGGATCATGATGGCGTAGGGCTCGACCTGAAGCGCATCGCCCACCACGGCCAGCTCAGCCGGGTTCTGCGAGCTGGCGCGCAGGCCGTAGAGAAGAATGTCGTCCATGCCGAAAGCCTCGGCCCGGCCCTGCTGCACCATGAGCGCCGACTCGGCGTGGTCCTTCGCGCCGAGCAGCTCGAAGCCGATGTTGCGCTCGGCGTTGACCTTGCGCAGCACCTGGAAATTGGTGGTGCCGACCGTCGACACCACCGTCTTGCCCTTCAGGTCGGTGATCGACTTGACCGGGGATGCGGCCTTCACCAGCAGCCGCGTGCCGGTGTAGAAATAGTTGACCGCGAACGCCACCTGCCGGGCTCGGTCGCTGTTGTTGGTGGTCGAGCCGCACTCGATGTCGATCGTGCCGTTCTGCAGCAGCGGGATGCGGTTCTGCGACGTGACGGCCTGCGTGACGACCTTGAGGTCGCGCCCGGTCGATGCGCGCACGCGGTCCACGATCTTGCTGCAGATCTCCCAGCCGAAGCCGGTGGGCTTGGCATCGCCGCCAAGGTATGAAAACGGGATGGAGGACTCCCGGTATGCCACCGAGATCGAGCCGTTGCGCTTGACCTTGTCGAGCGTGGCTTCGGTCTGCGCGGCAAGCGTCAGCGGCAGCCCGACGAGACAGCAGGCAATGGCCCAGGTGCGCATGTGTGTCATGGAGGAATCCTTTGCGGTGGTGGCGATGAAAAAATTGTGGAGCGCCACCTCGCCGCTGTCACATTGCAATTGCGCGACCACCCATTAGCCCCGCTGATGCCCTCCCGGGCTCGACCGTCACACGCCGATGTAGCGGTGCCAGAGCGAGGGATCGGCCGCCAACGCCGCCGAGCCGCCCTGCCACACCACCTGGCCACGCTCGATGAGGGTGTGGCGGTCGGCCAGCTTCACCAGGCGCTGCACGTATTTGTCGATCACGAGGATGGTCTGGCCCTGGGCGCGCAGCTGGGCCAGGCAGCGCCAGATCTCTTCACGGATGCGCGGCGCGAGGCCTTCGGTGGCTTCGTCGAGGATCAAGAGGTGCGGGTTGGTCATCAGCGCGCGGCCGATGGCGAGCATCTGCTGCTCGCCACCCGACAGCTGGTTGCCCATGTGGCCGAATCGATCGGCCAGCGCAGGAAAGAGTGCCACCACACGATCGAGCGTCCACGGCGTTTCGCTTGCGTTGCGGTGCGCGGCGAAGGCGAGCAGGTTTTCCTTCACCGACAGGTTCGGAAAGATCTGCCGCCCTTCGGGCACGACCGCGAGGCCCATGCGGGCGATGCGGTCGGGCGAGAGCGCTTCGATGCGCTCGCCTCGGAAGCGCACCTGCCCCGCCCTCGCGCGGGTGAGCCCGAGCAGCGAACGCACGGTCGTCGTCTTGCCCATGCCGTTGCGGCCGAGCAGCGTGGCCACCTCGCCCTGGCGGATGCTGAGGTCGATGCCGAAGAGCACCTGGCTGCTGCCGTAGGCGGTCTCCAGGCCCACGACTTCCAACAGCGGCTCGATCACAGCGTTTCCTCCGCATCGTCGCCGAGGTAGGCTCGCTTGACCTCGGGGTGGGCGCGGATCTCGTCGGCGCTGCCGGTGGCGATGATCCTGCCGAAGACGAGCGTCGAGATGCGATCGGCCAGGCGAAAGACGGCGTCCATGTCGTGCTCGACCAGCAGCATGGTCACCTGGCCGCGCAGGCTCTGCAGCAGCGCGACCATGCGCTCGGATTCTTCCGGGCCCATGCCGGCCATCGGCTCGTCGAGCAGCAGGAGCTTTGGGTCGAGGGCGAGTGCGAGGCCCACTTCGAGCTGGCGTTGTTCGCCGTGCGACAGCGCCCCGGCCACGCGATCGAGTTGCGCGCCCAGGCCCACGCGCTCGGCCACGCCGGCCGCCGCCTCGTAACGTGCGCGCTCGGCGCGCGCCGGCCGCCAGAAGCGCAGGCTGCTGCCGTCTCGCGACTGCACCGCCAACGCCAGGTTGTCGAGCACGGAGAGGCGCCTGAACACGCTCGTGATCTGGTACGAACGCACGAGGCCTCGGTGTACGCGGTCGTGCATGGCCACGGCGGTGATGTCGTGGCCATCGAAGTGGATGTGGCCAGCGCTGGGCGCAAGCGCTCCCGAGAGCTGGTGGATCAGCGTCGTCTTGCCCGCGCCGTTGGGGCCGATGAGTGCATGCAGCTCGCCCGCACGCACCACGAGGTTCGCGTGGTCGGTGGCCACGAGGCCGCCGAAGCGTTTGACGAGCTGTTCGGTGCGCAGCAGGTCGGTCATGTCCACCCCTCGTTCGCCGAATACGGCGAACGATCCCCCGAGGGGATCGCGTGCCGGCTTGGGGCAGCCCGGCGCTCGACCCGCGCGCTCATCCAGCCGCCCTTCGCCGCAGCAGGCTCGTAAGCCCGTTGGGCGCCAGCAGCACCACCGCCAGCAGCACCGCGCCGAGCCCGAATTGCCAGTGGATGGTGTAGCCCACCAGCACTTCTTCCAGCAGCAGGAACACCGCCGCCCCCACCAGGCCACCATAGAGGTAGCCCACGCCGCCGAGGATCACCATCACCATTAGCATGCCGGACTGGCTCCACTGCATCAGCGCCGGGCTCACGAAGTTGCCTTGATTGGCCAGCAGCGCCCCGGCCAATCCGGCGATGGCGCCGGCGAGCGTGAAGGCGATCAGCTTGTAGCGGAAGACGGCGAAGCCGAGCGCTTCCATGCGAGTCTCGTTCTCGCGGATGCCTTGCAGCACATGGCCGAAGCGCGCGTTGAGCAGGCGCGCGATGGCGACGAAGGCCAGCACGCAGACACCGAGCACGACGTAATAGAACTGCGCGTCGTGAGCGAGGTCGAGCCCGAGGCCCACGCGCGACCGCGAGGCCAGCGACAGGCCGTCGTCGCCGCCCCAGGTCTTGAGCGACACCATCAGGTAGAAGAGCATCTGCGCGAAGGCCAGCGTGATCATGATGAAGTACACGCCCTGTGTGCGCAGGCTCACGAGGCCGATGACGAACGCAAACAGCCCACCCACCACGAAGGCCGCCGGCCACGCGACCCAGGCCGAGATCACGCCGCCCTGCATCAGGATGCCCACGGTGTAGGCCCCCATGCCGACGAAGGCCGCATGGCCGAAGCTCACCATGCCGCCGAAGCCGAGGATGAGGTTGAGGCTCGTGGCCGCCAGCGCAAAGATCAGGATGCGGCTCGCCACGCCGATGTAGAAGCCTTCGTTCATCGCGTTGAGCACGGGGGAAGCGCGGCCAGCAGGATCAGCAGCGGAATCGCGATGCGCAGGTCGAGGCGATGGTCCAGCGGGCTCGTCTGCGGGTTCTGGGGGGAAGCACTCATGTCAGCCGTGGGAAGGGAAGAGGCCACGCGGCTTCCAGAACAGCACGCCGGCCATCAGCACGTAGATGAGGATCGAGGCCACGGCCGGGCCGGCGGTGGCGGCCGCGGCCGGCCCGAGCAACTGGCCGAAGAGCACCGGCACCAGCGTGCGGCCCGCCGTGTCGACCAGCCCCACCAGCAGCGCGCCGAGCAGCGCCCCGCGGATGGACCCGATGCCGCCGATCACGATGACGACGAAGGCGAGGATCAGGATGCTCTCACCCATGCCCACCTGCACCGCCAGCAGCGGGCCGAGCATGCCGCCGGCCACTGCGCACAGCGCCGCACCCACGGCGAAGAGCGCCGTGAAGAGCAGCCGCACGTTGGTGCCCATCGCCTGCGCCATCTCCCGGTTCGACGCGCCTGCCCTCACCCGCATGCCCACGCGCGTGTGCGTGACCAGCAGGTACAGCAGCAGCGCGACCGCGAGGCCCACGCCGATGATGAAGAGCCGGTACGCCGGGTAACTGAAGCCGGGCAGCAGCTCCACCGGGCCCGAGAGTGCCGCCGGCATCGCCATCGGCACCGGCTGCGAGCCCCAGACCATGCGCACGGCTTCGTTGGCCATCAAGAGGATGGCGAAGGTGCCGAGCACCTGCGAGAGGTGGTCGCGCTGGTACAGGCGGCGCAGCACCGTGAGTTCGAGCAGCACGCCGATCAAGGCCGTGGCCGCCACCCCGCCCGCGAGCCCGATCCAGAACGATCCGGAAGCCGCGGCGATGGTGGCGACGAGATAGGCGCCGACCATGTACAGCGAGCCGTGCGCCAGGTTGATCATGTCCATGATGCCGAACACGAGCGTGAGCCCGGCCGCCAGCAGGAACAGCATCAGGCCGAACTGCAGGCCGTTCAGGGCCTGCTCCAGCAGCAGGATGCCGGTCACGGTGTCTCAGCGGGCATCTTGCAGTCGCCGGCGTAGGCATCGGCGTGGTTGTCGAACACCTTGCCCACGGTCTTGTTGGTGACGCGCCCCTGGGCATCCTTCACCACTTCGCGCAGGTAGTAGTCTTGCACCGGGAAGTGGTTGGTGTTGAACTTGAACTCGCCGCGCACCGACTCGAACTTCGCCGCCTCAAGCGCGCGGCGCAGCGCGGCCTTGTCTTCCAGCTTGCCGCCGACCGTCTTCACCGCACCGTCGATCAGGCGGGCCGCGTCGTAGCCTTGCGCGGCATAGAGCGTGGGCAGGCGGCCGTATTCCTTCTGGAAGTCGGCGACGAATC
Protein-coding regions in this window:
- a CDS encoding D-amino acid dehydrogenase, with protein sequence MTSASAKPQRHVCVIGAGVVGCASAYALARRGWRVTLVDAQPDCGAGASFANGAQLSYCYVEPLATPAALRALPGWLARRDGPVRWHPRLEWAHWRWLAAFMLACRGAEVQRTTQALLALSFLSRDTLHQWLGELPRLAAAARHAVPGKLVVYRHAAARPAVERQLRSQRGAGCEQQIVGPRECVDLEPAIERALAQQLAFGVWTPSEEVIDAAALARGLAHASGATLRLCTRVQGVQSRGDLIEALLTDNGNIEADAFVVAAGAGSVALLRPLGLCLPIEPIKGYSVTLPIVQSAAAPRASVTDHGRKIVYARLGNELRVAGYAELAGAQTRLDDARIAALCHAAATSFPGACEVSEPRGWAGLRPATPGGRPLIGATAWSNLWLNTGHGGLGLTLAAGSALLLQEAMSGEPSRIDPAPYAPGR
- a CDS encoding branched-chain amino acid ABC transporter permease gives rise to the protein MTGILLLEQALNGLQFGLMLFLLAAGLTLVFGIMDMINLAHGSLYMVGAYLVATIAAASGSFWIGLAGGVAATALIGVLLELTVLRRLYQRDHLSQVLGTFAILLMANEAVRMVWGSQPVPMAMPAALSGPVELLPGFSYPAYRLFIIGVGLAVALLLYLLVTHTRVGMRVRAGASNREMAQAMGTNVRLLFTALFAVGAALCAVAGGMLGPLLAVQVGMGESILILAFVVIVIGGIGSIRGALLGALLVGLVDTAGRTLVPVLFGQLLGPAAAATAGPAVASILIYVLMAGVLFWKPRGLFPSHG
- a CDS encoding ABC transporter ATP-binding protein, with product MTDLLRTEQLVKRFGGLVATDHANLVVRAGELHALIGPNGAGKTTLIHQLSGALAPSAGHIHFDGHDITAVAMHDRVHRGLVRSYQITSVFRRLSVLDNLALAVQSRDGSSLRFWRPARAERARYEAAAGVAERVGLGAQLDRVAGALSHGEQRQLEVGLALALDPKLLLLDEPMAGMGPEESERMVALLQSLRGQVTMLLVEHDMDAVFRLADRISTLVFGRIIATGSADEIRAHPEVKRAYLGDDAEETL
- a CDS encoding ABC transporter ATP-binding protein, whose translation is MEPLLEVVGLETAYGSSQVLFGIDLSIRQGEVATLLGRNGMGKTTTVRSLLGLTRARAGQVRFRGERIEALSPDRIARMGLAVVPEGRQIFPNLSVKENLLAFAAHRNASETPWTLDRVVALFPALADRFGHMGNQLSGGEQQMLAIGRALMTNPHLLILDEATEGLAPRIREEIWRCLAQLRAQGQTILVIDKYVQRLVKLADRHTLIERGQVVWQGGSAALAADPSLWHRYIGV
- a CDS encoding LysR family transcriptional regulator translates to MKLKHVEVFNAIMVSGSVSGAARLLHVTQPAITQTLQHAELQLGYALFTRQRNRLTPTAEAQALYPEVLKLVTQLESVRRLAKALHAGVKAELRLLVVPSLAVRALPDALKRFRLLYPSLPVSIRTLHSHDITEAIALREGDVGIVYGTTQHPSVQTVPIATGRLVCVSEAPETNARQRVAARRSTVDLAEVMRAGCIRINEHDPIGAMLAELCARQDIATGDGITVQTHHIAMVLAEQGFGPAIIDSFTAAATTSDTLEVRTVLPEVPVSIQALIPQGGQSSKPATDFIESFKGIVAAG
- a CDS encoding aspartate/glutamate racemase family protein, with the translated sequence MPDRTLAFRGEGESPLAAMVASARRLVAAGAGLLVVPCNTAHLWFDEIHDAVGLPMLHIVDAAIEAAVDAGGASGRIGLLATDATLASGLYVNRAPLHGTVRWLLPTAGEMLDLVMPGVAAVKAGQLQDGEALLSKAAAALARRGAGSIVLGCTEIPVVLRSADAPVPLIDATAVLARRAVAWSLAQRRDRNS
- a CDS encoding fasciclin domain-containing protein, which gives rise to MIHWLKTVLAACAMTGFLAACGGGDDDPPPAPTIAALAQQQNLTALLAAANKAGLSATLANTSVSLTVFAPTNAAFNTLATQLGFADATAMVTALSPTALANILNYHVLPTRQTAAQLSTGAATRATAYTFDGSPATLAVSTTGGVRLTDAVLTQATVTTADVAASNGIVHVVNKVLVPPGVLNVVQMAQANPDFSTLVDAVVDANLATTLSGAGPFTVFAPTNQAFADIASTVAGLTPTQLSTVLTYHVLGSQVLSTQIPFGTPVATVSGQSITIQNTPLRIVDTTATPAPIAATDIRASNGVIHVISKVLIPTL
- a CDS encoding amino acid ABC transporter substrate-binding protein, with amino-acid sequence MRTWAIACCLVGLPLTLAAQTEATLDKVKRNGSISVAYRESSIPFSYLGGDAKPTGFGWEICSKIVDRVRASTGRDLKVVTQAVTSQNRIPLLQNGTIDIECGSTTNNSDRARQVAFAVNYFYTGTRLLVKAASPVKSITDLKGKTVVSTVGTTNFQVLRKVNAERNIGFELLGAKDHAESALMVQQGRAEAFGMDDILLYGLRASSQNPAELAVVGDALQVEPYAIMIRKDDPAFKKLVDDTLAALMQSGEFEALYKKWFQSPIPPKGINLNAPMSQELRDNLKALSDKPAT